A portion of the Bacteroides faecium genome contains these proteins:
- a CDS encoding fimbrial protein has protein sequence MNMRDKGCIWWMWLLLFLFSCTESEQTVEPVNPGEVRMSMNISTRATSDPEVLNTNETRISRLRIYVFDGTSLDKMYYWQGLTATDGTYTTPVFKVKAATGKTLYTIVNEPVDLNTRAILESVDHPNDLVDVQYQMADYLTTKTNVVEYGKEYCLPMYGELAGVDAAEGTTQTVNMHVDRAVARVDVYMRKESGNREEVQIPAMLVVTGVSKTGFISPEKTGNYASSAINMLSRKTVGEIPEETSPEDKGVLAYSFYIPEMECKDSKLNIGIDEYDMIELGGDANNSGGAPLEKLERNHVYQLLCRFMIKSLSLEMHILDWEDVGVTGDIVGTDFYIDRTAGKGITLIKDIVDPVKLVKVDCRTPGRLRIRALKPDKADLMSTSDLQLYCNGITETDKLADNSGIYDLTAAQVMNFYCTTGSVPANYEGGFIEVSSDNVHVEYIPISSLDTFTPLDTEGTANSYIADRGAGSYSFTATIMGNGSDGIIDEGKFEDVMGNILTKAAGADIHPLSAKLLWQDTDELVEQVALVDNRVQVKMGRSRGNALIAVYDKADPNAEDAKVLWSWHLWCTAVPQIIEFIVPKTGNKYKMMDRNLGATTITPALWTTQGLHYQWGRKDPFYSPLKNDGKLTTLYNVRSVGSLWKITHEEPLTLAQAINNPDIFIHRTWSDDTWCTKTSDSETTEMRYVWGNPEGTIADYPSSTIKTIYDPCPVGYKISPFDAFFIFNESGVNMNGVTAYVEDKMIFLPITCTPDWAFSPAISGTYWSSSVYGRRSDDFYWQKMGALLYFYPKGTGINKLNTTLWLGFVQAGSIRCVKE, from the coding sequence GAGAAGTGCGGATGAGCATGAATATCAGCACACGTGCCACGAGTGATCCGGAAGTGCTGAACACGAACGAAACCCGTATCAGCCGTTTGCGTATCTATGTTTTTGATGGTACATCATTGGATAAGATGTATTATTGGCAGGGACTTACCGCTACCGACGGGACTTACACTACTCCGGTTTTCAAGGTGAAAGCCGCTACTGGGAAAACATTGTATACCATTGTAAACGAGCCTGTTGACCTGAATACCCGTGCTATACTTGAGTCTGTGGATCATCCGAATGATTTGGTGGATGTGCAGTATCAGATGGCTGACTACTTGACAACAAAGACTAATGTCGTAGAATATGGAAAAGAATACTGCCTTCCCATGTATGGAGAACTGGCAGGGGTGGATGCGGCGGAAGGAACGACACAGACGGTCAATATGCATGTAGACCGTGCAGTAGCACGTGTGGATGTCTATATGCGGAAAGAATCAGGAAATCGGGAGGAAGTTCAGATACCTGCGATGTTGGTTGTGACGGGAGTTTCCAAAACCGGATTCATTTCTCCCGAAAAGACTGGTAATTATGCATCTTCCGCAATCAATATGTTGTCGAGAAAGACAGTAGGTGAAATCCCAGAAGAAACTTCTCCGGAAGACAAAGGTGTGCTGGCTTACTCTTTTTATATCCCGGAAATGGAGTGTAAGGACAGTAAGCTGAATATAGGCATTGACGAATACGATATGATAGAGTTGGGTGGGGATGCGAACAATTCGGGCGGAGCGCCTTTGGAAAAGCTGGAACGTAATCATGTCTATCAACTGTTGTGCCGGTTTATGATAAAATCACTTTCATTGGAAATGCATATACTTGATTGGGAAGATGTAGGGGTTACAGGTGATATTGTAGGTACTGACTTTTATATAGACAGGACTGCAGGTAAAGGAATAACCCTTATTAAAGATATTGTCGATCCGGTGAAGCTGGTGAAAGTGGACTGTCGTACTCCGGGTCGTTTACGAATTAGAGCTTTGAAACCTGATAAGGCGGATTTAATGTCAACAAGTGATTTGCAACTGTATTGCAATGGAATAACGGAAACGGATAAATTGGCGGATAACAGTGGCATTTATGACCTTACTGCTGCGCAAGTAATGAATTTCTATTGTACCACCGGTAGTGTTCCCGCTAATTATGAAGGTGGTTTTATCGAAGTGTCTTCCGATAATGTGCATGTGGAATATATTCCTATCAGTTCATTGGATACTTTTACTCCATTGGACACGGAAGGCACTGCCAACAGCTATATAGCGGATAGAGGTGCGGGCTCTTATTCTTTCACGGCTACCATAATGGGAAACGGATCGGACGGTATTATTGATGAAGGAAAGTTTGAAGATGTAATGGGGAATATATTGACGAAAGCAGCAGGTGCGGATATTCATCCTTTATCGGCAAAATTGCTTTGGCAGGATACGGATGAACTGGTGGAACAAGTTGCTTTAGTCGATAATAGGGTTCAAGTGAAAATGGGACGAAGCCGGGGAAATGCATTGATAGCCGTTTATGATAAGGCTGATCCTAATGCGGAGGATGCGAAAGTGTTGTGGAGTTGGCACCTTTGGTGTACGGCTGTGCCACAAATAATAGAATTTATTGTACCAAAGACAGGCAATAAATATAAAATGATGGATCGTAATCTTGGGGCAACAACTATTACACCTGCTTTGTGGACTACACAAGGGTTGCATTATCAATGGGGACGTAAAGACCCGTTTTACAGTCCATTGAAGAATGATGGGAAATTGACTACCTTATATAATGTTAGAAGTGTCGGCTCTTTGTGGAAGATTACTCATGAGGAACCGCTAACTCTTGCTCAAGCTATCAATAATCCGGATATATTTATTCATAGAACTTGGTCAGACGATACTTGGTGTACGAAAACTTCAGACTCGGAAACAACAGAAATGCGCTATGTGTGGGGTAATCCGGAAGGAACAATAGCCGATTATCCTAGTTCGACTATTAAAACAATTTACGATCCTTGTCCTGTTGGTTATAAAATATCACCATTCGATGCATTTTTTATTTTTAATGAGAGTGGGGTGAATATGAACGGTGTTACTGCCTATGTAGAAGATAAAATGATTTTTTTGCCAATAACTTGTACTCCTGATTGGGCATTTTCTCCAGCGATAAGTGGAACGTATTGGAGTTCGTCAGTTTATGGACGACGTAGCGATGACTTTTATTGGCAAAAAATGGGAGCTTTACTTTATTTTTATCCAAAGGGTACTGGCATAAATAAGTTAAATACGACTCTGTGGCTTGGATTTGTGCAGGCTGGCTCTATACGTTGTGTAAAGGAATAA